Proteins co-encoded in one Xyrauchen texanus isolate HMW12.3.18 chromosome 19, RBS_HiC_50CHRs, whole genome shotgun sequence genomic window:
- the LOC127660061 gene encoding FACT complex subunit SSRP1-like, producing MGDTLEFNEIHQESKGSWNDGRLRFSKQSVVYKSSKTGKVDSIPAPEISVAQWRRVCLGHGIKLATSTGHVYKYDGFKDTDFEKISAFFKANYKVELTEKDMCVKGWNWGTAKFTGPLLSFDVSESPVFEIPLASVSQCATGKNEVTLEFHQNDDAEVSLMEVRFYVPPNTGDDGSDPVEAFAQNILSKADVIQATGDAVCIFKELQCLTPRGRYDIRIYPTFLHLHGKTFDYKIPYTTVLRLFLLPHKDQRQMFFVISLDPPIKQGQTRYHFLILLFSKDEELSLTLNMSEDEVERRFEGKLSKNMSGPLYEIVSRVMKALVNRKITVPGNFQGHSGSQCITCAYKASSGLLYPLERGFIYVHKPPVHLRFEEISCVNFARGTTTTRSFDFEIETKQNNQYTFSNIEREEYGKLFDFVNAKKLNIKNRGFKEGMKGMKGADGYSDSDEDQHDAYLERMKQEGKIREEGDGSDESEGDSDESFNPGEEEDEVAEEYDSNASVSDSEAEDGDSDDEGKKKKPEKKPKKVVKEKKERKPRKEKKVKDVGAPKRPMSAYMLWLNGNRERIKKEYPGISVTEISKKAGEMWKQLGRDQKEEWDKKAEEAKKQYEKAMKEYKESGGGGGGASAVPKEKKKKGGKAETKKKSAGEKEKKKEIGNDSFKSKEFISSEESSSESDHGKGKGSKRKASDEDEEEEAASTPPSSEEESGSD from the exons ATGGGAGACACTCTGGAGTTTAATGAGATTCATCAAGAGTCGAAAGGATCTTGG aatgatggCCGGCTGAGGTTCAGCAAGCAGTCTGTGGTCTATAAAAGCAGTAAGACAGGGAAAGTGGACAGTATCCCAGCCCCTGAAATCTCTGTGGCCCAGTGGCGTCGAGTCTGCCTGGGTCATGGAATCAAACTGGCCACCAGCACTGGGCACGTCTACAAATACGATGGCTTTAAAGACACA GATTTTGAGAagatttctgccttttttaaagcaaactacAAGGTTGAGTTGACTGAGAAGGACATGTGTGTGAAAGGCTGGAATTGGGGCACAGCCAAATTCACAG GGCCGTTGCTGTCATTTGATGTGAGTGAAAGTCCTGTTTTTGAGATCCCACTGGCCAGCGTTTCCCAGTGTGCAACGGGAAAGAATGAGGTGACGCTGGAGTTTCATCAGAACGATGATGCAGAGGTGTCACTCATGGAGGTCCGCTTCTATGTCCCACCCAACACTGGAGATGATGGCTCAGACCCTGTGGAG GCATTTGCTCAGAATATTTTGTCAAAGGCAGATGTTATCCAAGCCACAGGAGATGCTGTGTGTATCTTTAAAGAGCTTCAGTGCCTTACGCCAAGAGGAAG GTATGATATTCGTATCTACCCCACCTTCCTGCATCTGCACGGTAAAACATTTGACTATAAGATCCCCTACACCACTGTACTGCGCCTCTTCCTGCTGCCACACAAGGACCAGAGGCAGATGTTttttgtg ATCAGTTTAGATCCACCCATTAAACAGGGTCAGACACGTTATCATTTCCTCATCCTCCTGTTCTCCAAAGATGAAGAGCTCAGTCTCACTCTCAACATGAGCGA GGATGAGGTGGAAAGGCGTTTTGAAGGGAAACTCAGTAAAAACATGTCTGGTCCACTCTATGAGATTGTCAGCAGGGTCATGAAAGCTTTGGTCAACAGGAAGATCACCGTACCTGGAAACTTCCAGGG TCACTCAGGATCACAGTGTATCACATGTGCGTATAAGGCGAGCTCAGGGCTGCTGTATCCTTTAGAGAGAGGCTTTATCTACGTGCACAAGCCTCCAGTTCACCTGCGCTTTGAAGAGATCTCCTGTGTCAACTTCGCTCGAGGAACCACAACCACCCGCTCCTTTGACTTCGAAATAGAGACCAAGCAGAATAATCAGTACACCTTCAGCAACATTGAGAg GGAGGAATATGGAAAACTCTTTGACTTTGTCAATGCCAAGAAACTGAACATTAAGAACAGAGGATTTAAAGAG gGCATGAAGGGCATGAAAGGTGCAGACGGTTACAGTGACTCTGATGAAGACCAGCATGATGCTTACCTGGAGAGAATGAAACAGGAGGGCAAGATCAGAGAGGAGGGAGATGGCAGCGACGAATCAGAGGGCGATAGTG ACGAGTCCTTCAACCCTGGAGAAGAGGAGGATGAAGTTGCAGAAGA GTATGACAGCAATGCCTCAGTGAGCGATAGTGAGGCAGAAGATGGAGACAGTGATGATGAAGGCAAGAAGAAGAAACCTGAAAAGAAGCCCAAGAAAGTGGTCAAGGAGAAGAAAGAGAGGAAACCACGAAAAGAG AAAAAGGTCAAGGACGTAGGTGCTCCTAAGAGGCCGATGAGTGCCTACATGCTGTGGCTCAATGGCAACAGAGAGCGCATCAAGAAGGAGTATCCTGGCATATCAGTTACTGAGATCTCCAAGAAGGCTGGAGAGATGTGGAAACAACTGGGCAGAGACCAGAAAGAG GAGTGGGACAAAAAGGCAGAAGAGGCCAAGAAACAATATGAGAAAGCCATGAAAGAGTATAAAGagagtggaggaggaggaggaggagcatcGGCTGTTCCTAA agagaagaaaaagaaaggaggGAAGGCAGAAACTAAGAAGAAGAGCgcaggagaaaaagagaaaaagaaggaAATTGGAAACGACAGTTTTAAGAGTAAAGAGTTCATCTCCAGCGAGGAGAGCTCATCTGAATCTGACCACGGCAAAGGCAAAGGCAGCAAACGCAAG GCTTCTGATGAAGATGAGGAAGAGGAAGCTGCCTCCACACCACCCAGCTCAGAGGAGGAGTCGGGGTCCGACTGA
- the p2rx3a gene encoding P2X purinoceptor 3a encodes MAPRMLLYVTDFFGYETTKSVVVKSWSVGIINRFIQLLIILYFICWVFLHEKAYQVRDTGIESAVMTKVKGLGSYPHGVMDVADYVAPPQGSSAFSIITKLIVTANQTQGRCPETDDKFTCTTDVNCTNKIGSNFGNGIVTGKCLINNSSNENKTKGHCEIQGWCPAEDDQVPVSVMEGVEDFTIFIKNSVRFPLFNVTKGNFHSSINETYMKNCRYDPRHHLSCPIFKVGDILKHVNQNLSKIAWDGGEIGINIVWKCDFDYSVEMCNPKYTFTRLDTVFEKSKASKGYNFRFAKYYQSPDGTEYRTLHKAYAIRFEIIVSGNAGKFSAVPFMINLVAAFTSVGLATVFCDIILLNFLKGAEQYKAKKFEEVSGVETQSFHKRLYQSSHKSIKVTANNSDDSGTFCIRHQE; translated from the exons ATGGCTCCCAGAATGTTGCTGTATGTCACAGATTTCTTTGGCTATGAAACAACGAAATCAGTGGTGGTGAAGAGCTGGTCTGTTGGGATCATCAACCGCTTCATCCAGCTGCTAATTATCTTGTACTTCATCTG TTGGGTGTTTCTGCATGAAAAGGCTTATCAGGTTCGAGACACAGGAATTGAGTCTGCAGTCATGACCAAAGTGAAGGGCTTGGGCAGCTATCCCCATGGTGTGATGGATGTGGCAGACTATGTAGCGCCACCACAG GGCTCTTCAGCGTTCTCCATCATCACCAAATTGATTGTCACAGCCAATCAGACGCAAGGACGATGCCCTGAG ACTGATGATAAATTCACATGCACAACTGATGTTAACTGCACAAACAAAATTGGCTCCAATTTTGGGAATG gtattgtAACAGGcaaatgtttaattaataattCCTCAAATGAAAATAAGACTAAAGGACATTGTGAAATTCAAGGCTGGTGCCCTGCAGAGGACGATCAAGTTCCTGT GTCTGTAATGGAGGGTGTGGAGGACTTTACAATCTTCATAAAGAACAGTGTCCGCTTCCCTCTATTTAATGTTACTAA GGGCAATTTCCATTCCTCCATAAACGAGACATACATGAAAAACTGTAGGTATGATCCAAGACACCATCTGTCCTGTCCCATCTTTAAAGTGGGAGATATCCTGAAACACGTTAATCAAAATCTCAGCAAaattgcctgggat GGAGGAGAGATTGGAATTAACATAGTCTGGAAGTGTGATTTTGACTATTCTGTGGAAATGTGCAATCCCAAATACACCTTCACACGCTTGGATACTGTGTTTGAGAAGAGCAAGGCATCCAAAGGATATAACTTCAG GTTTGCTAAATACTACCAGTCACCAGATGGGACTGAGTATAGAACGCTTCACAAAGCCTATGCCATCCGCTTTGAAATAATCGTGTCTGGGAAT GCAGGAAAGTTTAGTGCTGTGCCATTTATGATTAATCTTGTGGCAGCATTCACTTCAGTGGGACTG GCTACAGTGTTCTGTGACATCATCCTTCTCAACTTCCTTAAAGGGGCGGAACAGTACAAAGCAAAAAAATTTGAAGAG GTATCAGGCGTTGAGACTCAGTCATTCCACAAAAGACTCTACCAGAGCAGCCACAAGTCAATAAAAGTGACGGCAAATAACTCTGATGACTCAGGGACCTTTTGTATTAGACACCAGGAGTGA